Proteins encoded by one window of Candidatus Melainabacteria bacterium:
- a CDS encoding M24 family metallopeptidase — protein sequence MCTHATHADTRNPHLESAVYAGRTAEFVSKMARNSVAIIVSNPEHTRSNDTQFQYRQSSDVLYVNGFPEADSAIVLTNIGGKAKLILFVRPKDRAQEVWTGIRVGVDGAKKQYLANEAYTFDKFAAVVGKLLERADSVYYKFGHNEQFDKQFISVWQEDQKTLFNPETVLHEMRLFKSEAELAIMRRAAEISAEAHVLAARRLTPGLKEYQIRATMEGHFLECGASGPAYGSIVASGNNAVILHYTSNRDTIQDGDLVLIDAACEYEGYAADITRTFPANGKFTEAQREIYQLVLDAQEAGIRMAKTGKTLFQVHGATSKVLRRGLVKLGIIAPEMGTRKGAIRAMKAARARGDGSEKNLVTLGSFFMHGTSHWMGLDVHDVGKGKRNRSGKDRKMQPGMVFTVEPGIYIDKDDTRVPEKYRGIGVRIEDDVVITADGCEVLTTGVPKTIDAIEQLMSEAAAQR from the coding sequence ATGTGTACACACGCAACTCATGCGGATACTCGCAATCCGCATCTCGAATCTGCTGTCTACGCCGGTCGCACCGCTGAGTTCGTGAGCAAGATGGCTCGCAACAGCGTCGCGATCATCGTCAGCAACCCGGAGCACACGCGCAGCAACGACACCCAGTTCCAGTACAGGCAGTCGTCGGATGTGCTCTACGTCAACGGCTTCCCCGAAGCCGACAGCGCCATCGTGCTCACCAACATCGGTGGCAAGGCCAAGCTGATTCTCTTCGTGCGTCCGAAGGACCGCGCTCAGGAGGTCTGGACCGGCATCCGTGTCGGTGTGGACGGGGCCAAGAAGCAGTACCTGGCCAACGAGGCTTACACGTTCGACAAGTTCGCCGCAGTCGTCGGCAAGCTGCTCGAGCGCGCCGACAGCGTCTACTACAAGTTCGGTCACAACGAACAGTTCGACAAGCAGTTCATCTCGGTCTGGCAGGAAGACCAGAAGACGCTCTTCAACCCGGAGACGGTGTTGCACGAGATGCGGCTCTTCAAGAGCGAAGCGGAGCTTGCGATCATGCGTCGCGCCGCCGAGATCTCGGCAGAGGCGCATGTGCTGGCTGCTCGTCGTCTCACGCCCGGTCTCAAGGAGTACCAGATCCGCGCCACCATGGAAGGTCACTTCCTCGAGTGCGGCGCCAGCGGCCCTGCTTACGGCAGCATCGTCGCCTCCGGCAACAACGCGGTGATTCTGCACTACACAAGCAACCGCGATACGATCCAGGACGGCGACCTGGTGCTCATCGACGCCGCGTGTGAGTATGAAGGCTACGCAGCCGACATCACTCGCACGTTCCCGGCCAACGGCAAGTTCACCGAGGCGCAGCGCGAGATCTACCAGCTCGTGCTCGACGCTCAGGAAGCGGGCATCCGTATGGCCAAGACCGGCAAGACGCTCTTTCAGGTGCATGGCGCCACGAGCAAGGTGCTGCGTCGCGGCCTGGTCAAGCTCGGCATCATCGCTCCCGAGATGGGCACCCGCAAGGGCGCCATCCGCGCCATGAAGGCCGCCAGGGCACGTGGTGACGGCTCGGAGAAGAACCTGGTCACGCTGGGCAGCTTCTTCATGCACGGCACCTCGCACTGGATGGGGCTCGACGTCCACGACGTGGGCAAGGGCAAGCGCAACCGCTCCGGCAAGGATCGCAAGATGCAGCCGGGCATGGTCTTCACGGTCGAGCCTGGCATCTACATCGACAAGGACGACACGCGCGTGCCCGAGAAGTATCGCGGCATCGGCGTGCGTATCGAAGATGACGTCGTCATCACCGCCGATGGCTGCGAGGTGCTCACCACCGGTGTGCCCAAGACCATCGACGCAATCGAGCAGCTGATGAGCGAAGCGGCAGCGCAACGCTAA